A part of Oncorhynchus masou masou isolate Uvic2021 chromosome 21, UVic_Omas_1.1, whole genome shotgun sequence genomic DNA contains:
- the LOC135508266 gene encoding centrosomal protein of 170 kDa protein B-like isoform X2, translated as MSVTSWFLVSSSGTRHRLPPEMIFVGREECELMLQSRSVDKQHAVVNYNPVTDEHMVKDLGSLNGTFVNDLRIPDETYITLMLSDVIRFGYDSHVYILERSQHKVPEEALKHEKYTSQLQMSMKALEARKKEKERQHAKEKTRDSSCFKQEKAEHKAALATVASETPVSRPTPLYGQPLWWGEDDAEHIGGQRADEDPAENTKEGSRRDISGSLSNSQAKTIYSHHREPSYFEIPTKEFQQQQLHEVPTKDTDPPSVPVLPPVSTSTPPVVQSHASFTIEFDECTPSKIKIKDHVTKFSFRQQCKLPGKEAVTAPTEVMSAECKVADWLVQSDVSMMRGRSRTEDMFSSKSGLPICNEASTGHHHEDGTRSDSEDPVVNGKQAIQLKPPMGPHKSLPPQLALPRPFTNPHSADPQSHSPPPSQDKADPQQGFVIEFFDDNPRKKRSQSFTNNTGQLDSPALRNKPEKRCNPSTPTQQYTIPLKGPGSGGPQRAGSLRREKMEDRIGNDISSCSIPPRLFRSMGRRSKLAQDFTAEFLSESRQESRPSMNTTWEKNTSPVSPTTSPPPTVEATAPHCHPHQTTSSPPQPYLTQTSSCTHQSVPLKAPLMSMAPRSLEAPRSLEAPRSLEAPRSLEAPRSLEAPRSLEAPRSLEAPRSLEAPRSLEAPRSLEIPRSLEATSPKGLGNEEDDTLSEAGTYTIETDVQDKEVEEARSKIEQVFGVVEGPEQPGQTAACKPVEFQDREEHRESSLVDLMPAPGQGQNLVQVPGGSKWVSCWASLADSYTHSGPASGLFEIPSQMDLSGGVGGRTVHQATLSRNINSVESEGPSSKTQRIPSQAPSMENNETPTPSILIHQDTYSTYDIKERSSRVLGPQEDLHNLSVQDDLDQDSLSDASKSDDGSIVEQRKMPTPERTDKSTSQSSEKERPTLPAKSTSFYIGSMETVPKQERGSRPNTPRIERKPPPHPNTPQFSTATLTKQQGGQEFQKTVKLNSSAPKLDYQGRVSPEPNEISVSLVRQESFIKDQPSDAAVTRLPHISSQPALNDPDPDPAEVFQGVCSQDTHSYLNGTEDALAALAAKLQAQPPDVVPRPIDYSLSGESDMDSASTASLRNNQTAPKTGSKKPLFTSGLQRERSSASSFTQEPSRQQSAFDRLSEKRRSQRVDSSRKPEQDRRLGMRCCVVKHGTMDLSHDPQSLSLPYWPETISSDQEVPRPAACKKYTVPLQKEDPTKSSKVAQALSRSNSMSAPRPTRASMLRRARLGEASDNEVTETDRISQNSQEVSGTSKASQDSKKQLSRLDMLALPRKRTSSFTTPSDTESSAPRTGFSNRSTESNSGSGLKASVAGPSAKPALGRASGAPGKLITRVRSSSAKYTSSTATSRSQPLIPPRPKPRSQDSDQESHEGDAYQNWSSHSAEIARLSQDLAKDLSVLAREIHGVTGDADPQSSSAVEANTPVSTITAREVLVHPIPEAGVNYLRVPPGSAAARDPDQTIMNDQEYNSKHRGCYQEVVVVDDLMLNPVSQISLAIRENTEQLAEKIKVLFHNKTDVWGEIESKLNTENDFPVLKGSNKEITAILKELRRVQRQLEVINTIIEPCGNLEPAKASTPSAASTPSAPSSAGLKPSRAPSRYWRTSGSQRGVVPSSSSRPSESVRRSVVASEAESYVV; from the exons ATGAGTGTGACGTCATGGTTCCTGGTCAGCAGCTCAGGTACAAGACATCGGTTGCCACCAGAGATGATCTTTGTAGGCCGGGAGGAGTGCGAGCTCATGTTGCAG TCGCGCAGTGTGGACAAGCAGCATGCTGTCGTCAACTACAACCCAGTCACAGACGAGCACATGGTGAAGGACCTGGGCAGCCTGAACGGG ACTTTTGTGAATGATCTGAGAATCCCAGACGAGACTTACATTACCCTGATGCTCTCTGATGTCATCCGCTTTGGATATG ATTCTCATGTGTACATCCTGGAGAGGAGTCAACACAAGGTGCCAGAGGAGGCTCTCAAA CATGAGAAGTACACCAGCCAGCTGCAGATGAGTATGAAGGCACTGGAGGCcaggaagaaggagaaggagaggcagcATGCTAAGGAGAAGACCAGAGACTCCTCCTGCTTCAAACAGGAGAAAGCCGAGCATAAAGCTGCCCTCGCAACAG TGGCCAGCGAGACTCCAGTGTCCAGACCCACTCCTCTGTATGGGCAGCCGttgtggtggggggaggatgaTGCTGAACACATTGGAGGACAGCGGGCAGACGAGGACCCTGCAG AGAATACTAAAGAGGGCTCCAGACGTGACATCAGCGGTTCCCTGTCAAACAGCCAGGCCAAGACAATCTACTCACACCACAGGGAGCCAAGCTACTTTGAGATACCCACCAAGGAgttccagcagcagcagctccaTGAGGTTCCCACTAAGGACACTGACCCCCCTTCTGTCCCtgttctccctccagtctccacctccacaccccctgtgGTGCAGAGCCACGCCTCCTTCACCATTGAGTTTGATGAATGCACACCAAGCAAGATCAAGATCAAGGACCATGTGACAAAGTTTTCCTTCCGCCAGCAATGCAAGCTCCCGGGTAAGGAGGCGGTGACAGCGCCCACTGAGGTGATGTCAGCGGAGTGCAAGGTGGCTGATTGGCTGGTCCAAAGCGATGTGAGCATGATGAGGGGTAGGTCTCGGACAGAGGACATGTTCAGCTCAAAGAGTGGCCTGCCCATCTGCAACGAGGCTTCCACAG GCCACCACCATGAGGATGGGACTCGTAGTGACTCTGAGGATCCTGTTGTAAACGGGAAACAGGCTATACAATTAAAGCCACCAATGGGCCCTCACAAATCTCTACCACCCCAGCTGGCCCTCCCTAGACCCTTCACCAACCCTCACTCAGCGGATCCTCAGTCTCACTCCCCTCCTCCAAGCCAGGACAAAGCAGACCCCCAGCAGGGCTTCGTCATTGAGTTCTTTGACGACAATCCACGCAAGAAGCGCTCACAGTCCTTCACCAACAACACAGGCCAGCTCGACAGCCCGGCCCTCAGGAACAAGCCGGAGAAAAGGTGCAACCCCAGCACCCCCACCCAGCAGTACACCATTCCCTTGAAGGGCCCGGGTTCTGGAGGCCCCCAGAGGGCCGGCTCCCTGAGGAGGGAGAAGATGGAGGATCGGATCGGTAACGACATCTCCTCCTGCTCCATCCCTCCCAGGCTGTTTAGAAGTATGGGACGCAGGTCCAAACTGGCCCAGGACTTCACGGCTGAGTTCCTGAGTGAGTCCAGACAGGAGTCTAGGCCGAGCATGAACACAACCTGGGAGAAGAATACGTCTCCTGTGTCTCCTACCACCAGCCCCCCACCAACAGTAGAGGCAACAGCACCCCACTGCCACCCCCACCAGACCACATCAAGCCCCCCTCAGCCATACCTGACTCAGACTTCATCCTGTACCCACCAGTCTGTGCCCCTGAAAGCCCCTCTAATGTCCATGGCCCCACGCAGCCTGGAGGCCCCACGCAGCCTGGAGGCCCCACGCAGCCTGGAGGCCCCACGCAGCCTGGAGGCCCCACGCAGCCTGGAGGCCCCACGCAGCCTGGAGGCCCCACGCAGCCTGGAGGCCCCACGCAGCCTGGAGGCCCCACGCAGCCTGGAGGCCCCACGCAGCCTGGAGATACCACGCAGCCTGGAGGCCACAAGCCCCAAAGGCCTGGGGAATGAGGAGGATGATACCTTGAGTGAAGCAGGCACCTACACCATTGAGACAGATGTCCAGGATAAAGAGGTGGAGGAGGCACGCAGCAAGATAGAACAG GTGTTTGGTGTTGTTGAGGGGCCTGAACAGCCCGGCCAGACTGCAGCATGTAAGCCTGTTGAGTTTCAGGACAGGGAGGAGCATAGGGAGAGTAGCTTGGTGGATCTGATGCCAGCTCCAGGGCAGGGACAGAATCTGGTGcag GTACCTGGTGGCTCTAAGTGGGTGTCTTGCTGGGCCAGCCTGGCAGACAGCTACACACACTCTGGCCCTGCCTCAGGCCTCTTTGAAATCCCCTCACAGATGGACCTGTCTGGAGGAG TTGGTGGGAGGACCGTCCATCAGGCAACGCTCAGTCGGAACATCAATAGTGTGGAATCGGAAGGCCCGAGTTCCAAAACACAGCGTATTCCTTCTCAGGCACCATCGATGGAAAATAATGAGACTCCAACTCCCAGCATTCTTATCCATCAGGACACTTACTCTACCTATGATATCAAAGAGAGGAGCTCCAGAGTCCTTGGACCACAGGAGGACCTCCACAACCTGTCTGTACAGGACGACCTTGACCAAGACAGCCTAAGTGATGCCAGTAAGTCAGACGACGGCTCCATCGTGGAGCAGAGGAAGATGCCCACACCAGAGAGGACAGACAAGAGTACATCTCAGAGCAGTGAAAAGGAGAGGCCCACACTCCCAGCCAAGTCTACATCATTCTACATTGGCTCTATGGAGACTGTGCCTAAACAGGAGCGGGGATCCAGACCCAATACACCCAGGATTGAGAGAAAACCACCACCACATCCCAACACACCACAGTTCTCCACagccaccctgaccaaacaacaGGGTGGACAAGAATTTCAGAAGACAGTCAAGCTCAACTCATCAGCTCCCAAGCTTGACTACCAAGGCAGAGTCAGCCCTGAGCCCAACGAGATCTCAGTGTCTCTGGTCAGGCAGGAGAGTTTCATTAAGGACCAGCCAAGTGATGCTGCGGTCACTAGACTCCCACACATCTCCAGCCAGCCTGCTCTGaatgaccctgaccctgaccctgctgaGGTGTTCCAGGGTGTTTGCAGCCAGGACACCCACTCCTACCTCAATGGGACCGAGGATGCTCTGGCTGCCCTTGCGGCCAAGCTCCAGGCCCAGCCGCCTGATGTTGTTCCTCGCCCCATAGATTACTCTCTGTCTGGGGAGTCTGACATGGACTCAGCGAGCACTGCCAGCCTGCGCAACAACCAGACTGCCCCCAAGACTGGATCCAAGAAGCCCTTGTTCACTAGTGGCCTTCAGAGGGAGAGGTCCTCTGCCAGCTCCTTCACCCAGGAGCCCAGTCGCCAGCAGTCAGCCTTCGATCGCCTGTCCGAGAAGCGGCGGTCCCAGAGAGTGGACAGCAGCAGGAAGCCTGAACAAGACAGGAGGCTGGGAATGAGATGCTGTGTTGTAAAACATGGCACCATGGACCTGAGTCACGACCCCCAGAGCCTCAGCTTACCCTACTGGCCTGAAACCATCTCCTCAGACCAGGAGGTCCCCCGGCCCGCTGCATGCAAGAAGTACACCGTCCCCCTGCAGAAGGAGGATCCCACTAAGTCCTCCAAAGTGGCCCAGGCCCTAAGCCGCTCCAACAGCATGTCTGCCCCACGGCCCACAAGAGCTTCAATGCTTCGCCGGGCTCGCCTGGGCGAGGCATCCGACAACGAggttacagagacagacagaatctCCCAGAACTCCCAGGAAGTTAGTGGGACCTCCAAGGCCTCCCAGGACAGTAAGAAGCAGCTCTCCAGGCTGGACATGCTGGCTCTGCCCCGGAAGAGGACTAGCTCCTTCACCACTCCCAGTGATACAGAGTCCTCAGCACCCAGGACAGGCTTCTCCAACCGCAGCACAGAGTCCAACAGCGGCTCTGGCCTTAAGGCCTCCGTGGCCGGGCCCAGCGCTAAGCCTGCGCTAGGCAGGGCCTCTGGAGCTCCAGGCAAGCTCATCACCCGCGTCCGCTCCAGCAGTGCCAAATACACCAGCAGCACAGCCA CTTCCCGCTCCCAGCCTCTCATCCCCCCACGCCCCAAACCCCGCTCACAAGACTCGGACCAGGAGAGTCACGAGGGAGACGCCTACCAGAACTGGTCCTCTCACAGTGCTGAGATAGCAAG ACTGAGTCAGGACCTGGCTAAAGATCTATCCGTCCTGGCCAGGGAGATCCATGGTGTGACTGGTGATGCTGATCCTCAGAGCTCTTCTGCAGTGGAGGCCAATACACCTGTCTCTACCATCACCGCCAGGGAGGTG TTGGTCCATCCCATCCCAGAGGCTGGTGTGAACTACCTTAGAGTTCCTCCTGGATCCGCTGCAGCCAGGGACCCCGACCAAACCATTATGaatgaccaggaatacaactcTAAGCACAGAGGATGCTACCAGGAAGTG GTTGTTGTGGATGATCTGATGTTGAATCCAGTTTCCCAGATCTCTCTGGCTATTCGAGAAAACACAGAGCAGCTAGCTGAGAAAATAAA GGTACTATTCCACAACAAAACTGACGTTTGGGGGGAGATTGAATCAAAGCTGAATACTGAAAATGACTTCCCTGTCCTGAAAGGCTCAAACAAG GAAATCACAGCTATTCTGAAAGAGCTCAGAAGAGTTCAGAGACAACTTGAAG TCATCAACACTATCATTGAGCCCTGTGGAAATCTTGAGCCAGCCAAAGCCTCCACTCCTAGTGCCGCCTCCACTCCTAGTGCCCCCTCCTCAGCCGGGTTGAAGCCATCCAGGGCCCCTTCGAGATACTGGAGAACCTCGGGTTCCCAGCGGGGTGTGGTTCCTTCTTCCAGCTCCAGGCCCAGTGAGAGTGTCAGGAGATCAGTTGTGGCCTCTGAGGCAGAGAGCTACGTGGTCTGA
- the LOC135508266 gene encoding centrosomal protein of 170 kDa protein B-like isoform X1: MSVTSWFLVSSSGTRHRLPPEMIFVGREECELMLQSRSVDKQHAVVNYNPVTDEHMVKDLGSLNGTFVNDLRIPDETYITLMLSDVIRFGYDSHVYILERSQHKVPEEALKHEKYTSQLQMSMKALEARKKEKERQHAKEKTRDSSCFKQEKAEHKAALATVASETPVSRPTPLYGQPLWWGEDDAEHIGGQRADEDPAENTKEGSRRDISGSLSNSQAKTIYSHHREPSYFEIPTKEFQQQQLHEVPTKDTDPPSVPVLPPVSTSTPPVVQSHASFTIEFDECTPSKIKIKDHVTKFSFRQQCKLPGKEAVTAPTEVMSAECKVADWLVQSDVSMMRGRSRTEDMFSSKSGLPICNEASTGHHHEDGTRSDSEDPVVNGKQAIQLKPPMGPHKSLPPQLALPRPFTNPHSADPQSHSPPPSQDKADPQQGFVIEFFDDNPRKKRSQSFTNNTGQLDSPALRNKPEKRCNPSTPTQQYTIPLKGPGSGGPQRAGSLRREKMEDRIGNDISSCSIPPRLFRSMGRRSKLAQDFTAEFLSESRQESRPSMNTTWEKNTSPVSPTTSPPPTVEATAPHCHPHQTTSSPPQPYLTQTSSCTHQSVPLKAPLMSMAPRSLEAPRSLEAPRSLEAPRSLEAPRSLEAPRSLEAPRSLEAPRSLEAPRSLEAPRSLEIPRSLEATSPKGLGNEEDDTLSEAGTYTIETDVQDKEVEEARSKIEQVFGVVEGPEQPGQTAACKPVEFQDREEHRESSLVDLMPAPGQGQNLVQVPGGSKWVSCWASLADSYTHSGPASGLFEIPSQMDLSGGVGGRTVHQATLSRNINSVESEGPSSKTQRIPSQAPSMENNETPTPSILIHQDTYSTYDIKERSSRVLGPQEDLHNLSVQDDLDQDSLSDASKSDDGSIVEQRKMPTPERTDKSTSQSSEKERPTLPAKSTSFYIGSMETVPKQERGSRPNTPRIERKPPPHPNTPQFSTATLTKQQGGQEFQKTVKLNSSAPKLDYQGRVSPEPNEISVSLVRQESFIKDQPSDAAVTRLPHISSQPALNDPDPDPAEVFQGVCSQDTHSYLNGTEDALAALAAKLQAQPPDVVPRPIDYSLSGESDMDSASTASLRNNQTAPKTGSKKPLFTSGLQRERSSASSFTQEPSRQQSAFDRLSEKRRSQRVDSSRKPEQDRRLGMRCCVVKHGTMDLSHDPQSLSLPYWPETISSDQEVPRPAACKKYTVPLQKEDPTKSSKVAQALSRSNSMSAPRPTRASMLRRARLGEASDNEVTETDRISQNSQEVSGTSKASQDSKKQLSRLDMLALPRKRTSSFTTPSDTESSAPRTGFSNRSTESNSGSGLKASVAGPSAKPALGRASGAPGKLITRVRSSSAKYTSSTASSRRRQKGSDYTSTSEEEFDSNQSTLKHKRSHTPSASRSQPLIPPRPKPRSQDSDQESHEGDAYQNWSSHSAEIARLSQDLAKDLSVLAREIHGVTGDADPQSSSAVEANTPVSTITAREVLVHPIPEAGVNYLRVPPGSAAARDPDQTIMNDQEYNSKHRGCYQEVVVVDDLMLNPVSQISLAIRENTEQLAEKIKVLFHNKTDVWGEIESKLNTENDFPVLKGSNKEITAILKELRRVQRQLEVINTIIEPCGNLEPAKASTPSAASTPSAPSSAGLKPSRAPSRYWRTSGSQRGVVPSSSSRPSESVRRSVVASEAESYVV, encoded by the exons ATGAGTGTGACGTCATGGTTCCTGGTCAGCAGCTCAGGTACAAGACATCGGTTGCCACCAGAGATGATCTTTGTAGGCCGGGAGGAGTGCGAGCTCATGTTGCAG TCGCGCAGTGTGGACAAGCAGCATGCTGTCGTCAACTACAACCCAGTCACAGACGAGCACATGGTGAAGGACCTGGGCAGCCTGAACGGG ACTTTTGTGAATGATCTGAGAATCCCAGACGAGACTTACATTACCCTGATGCTCTCTGATGTCATCCGCTTTGGATATG ATTCTCATGTGTACATCCTGGAGAGGAGTCAACACAAGGTGCCAGAGGAGGCTCTCAAA CATGAGAAGTACACCAGCCAGCTGCAGATGAGTATGAAGGCACTGGAGGCcaggaagaaggagaaggagaggcagcATGCTAAGGAGAAGACCAGAGACTCCTCCTGCTTCAAACAGGAGAAAGCCGAGCATAAAGCTGCCCTCGCAACAG TGGCCAGCGAGACTCCAGTGTCCAGACCCACTCCTCTGTATGGGCAGCCGttgtggtggggggaggatgaTGCTGAACACATTGGAGGACAGCGGGCAGACGAGGACCCTGCAG AGAATACTAAAGAGGGCTCCAGACGTGACATCAGCGGTTCCCTGTCAAACAGCCAGGCCAAGACAATCTACTCACACCACAGGGAGCCAAGCTACTTTGAGATACCCACCAAGGAgttccagcagcagcagctccaTGAGGTTCCCACTAAGGACACTGACCCCCCTTCTGTCCCtgttctccctccagtctccacctccacaccccctgtgGTGCAGAGCCACGCCTCCTTCACCATTGAGTTTGATGAATGCACACCAAGCAAGATCAAGATCAAGGACCATGTGACAAAGTTTTCCTTCCGCCAGCAATGCAAGCTCCCGGGTAAGGAGGCGGTGACAGCGCCCACTGAGGTGATGTCAGCGGAGTGCAAGGTGGCTGATTGGCTGGTCCAAAGCGATGTGAGCATGATGAGGGGTAGGTCTCGGACAGAGGACATGTTCAGCTCAAAGAGTGGCCTGCCCATCTGCAACGAGGCTTCCACAG GCCACCACCATGAGGATGGGACTCGTAGTGACTCTGAGGATCCTGTTGTAAACGGGAAACAGGCTATACAATTAAAGCCACCAATGGGCCCTCACAAATCTCTACCACCCCAGCTGGCCCTCCCTAGACCCTTCACCAACCCTCACTCAGCGGATCCTCAGTCTCACTCCCCTCCTCCAAGCCAGGACAAAGCAGACCCCCAGCAGGGCTTCGTCATTGAGTTCTTTGACGACAATCCACGCAAGAAGCGCTCACAGTCCTTCACCAACAACACAGGCCAGCTCGACAGCCCGGCCCTCAGGAACAAGCCGGAGAAAAGGTGCAACCCCAGCACCCCCACCCAGCAGTACACCATTCCCTTGAAGGGCCCGGGTTCTGGAGGCCCCCAGAGGGCCGGCTCCCTGAGGAGGGAGAAGATGGAGGATCGGATCGGTAACGACATCTCCTCCTGCTCCATCCCTCCCAGGCTGTTTAGAAGTATGGGACGCAGGTCCAAACTGGCCCAGGACTTCACGGCTGAGTTCCTGAGTGAGTCCAGACAGGAGTCTAGGCCGAGCATGAACACAACCTGGGAGAAGAATACGTCTCCTGTGTCTCCTACCACCAGCCCCCCACCAACAGTAGAGGCAACAGCACCCCACTGCCACCCCCACCAGACCACATCAAGCCCCCCTCAGCCATACCTGACTCAGACTTCATCCTGTACCCACCAGTCTGTGCCCCTGAAAGCCCCTCTAATGTCCATGGCCCCACGCAGCCTGGAGGCCCCACGCAGCCTGGAGGCCCCACGCAGCCTGGAGGCCCCACGCAGCCTGGAGGCCCCACGCAGCCTGGAGGCCCCACGCAGCCTGGAGGCCCCACGCAGCCTGGAGGCCCCACGCAGCCTGGAGGCCCCACGCAGCCTGGAGGCCCCACGCAGCCTGGAGATACCACGCAGCCTGGAGGCCACAAGCCCCAAAGGCCTGGGGAATGAGGAGGATGATACCTTGAGTGAAGCAGGCACCTACACCATTGAGACAGATGTCCAGGATAAAGAGGTGGAGGAGGCACGCAGCAAGATAGAACAG GTGTTTGGTGTTGTTGAGGGGCCTGAACAGCCCGGCCAGACTGCAGCATGTAAGCCTGTTGAGTTTCAGGACAGGGAGGAGCATAGGGAGAGTAGCTTGGTGGATCTGATGCCAGCTCCAGGGCAGGGACAGAATCTGGTGcag GTACCTGGTGGCTCTAAGTGGGTGTCTTGCTGGGCCAGCCTGGCAGACAGCTACACACACTCTGGCCCTGCCTCAGGCCTCTTTGAAATCCCCTCACAGATGGACCTGTCTGGAGGAG TTGGTGGGAGGACCGTCCATCAGGCAACGCTCAGTCGGAACATCAATAGTGTGGAATCGGAAGGCCCGAGTTCCAAAACACAGCGTATTCCTTCTCAGGCACCATCGATGGAAAATAATGAGACTCCAACTCCCAGCATTCTTATCCATCAGGACACTTACTCTACCTATGATATCAAAGAGAGGAGCTCCAGAGTCCTTGGACCACAGGAGGACCTCCACAACCTGTCTGTACAGGACGACCTTGACCAAGACAGCCTAAGTGATGCCAGTAAGTCAGACGACGGCTCCATCGTGGAGCAGAGGAAGATGCCCACACCAGAGAGGACAGACAAGAGTACATCTCAGAGCAGTGAAAAGGAGAGGCCCACACTCCCAGCCAAGTCTACATCATTCTACATTGGCTCTATGGAGACTGTGCCTAAACAGGAGCGGGGATCCAGACCCAATACACCCAGGATTGAGAGAAAACCACCACCACATCCCAACACACCACAGTTCTCCACagccaccctgaccaaacaacaGGGTGGACAAGAATTTCAGAAGACAGTCAAGCTCAACTCATCAGCTCCCAAGCTTGACTACCAAGGCAGAGTCAGCCCTGAGCCCAACGAGATCTCAGTGTCTCTGGTCAGGCAGGAGAGTTTCATTAAGGACCAGCCAAGTGATGCTGCGGTCACTAGACTCCCACACATCTCCAGCCAGCCTGCTCTGaatgaccctgaccctgaccctgctgaGGTGTTCCAGGGTGTTTGCAGCCAGGACACCCACTCCTACCTCAATGGGACCGAGGATGCTCTGGCTGCCCTTGCGGCCAAGCTCCAGGCCCAGCCGCCTGATGTTGTTCCTCGCCCCATAGATTACTCTCTGTCTGGGGAGTCTGACATGGACTCAGCGAGCACTGCCAGCCTGCGCAACAACCAGACTGCCCCCAAGACTGGATCCAAGAAGCCCTTGTTCACTAGTGGCCTTCAGAGGGAGAGGTCCTCTGCCAGCTCCTTCACCCAGGAGCCCAGTCGCCAGCAGTCAGCCTTCGATCGCCTGTCCGAGAAGCGGCGGTCCCAGAGAGTGGACAGCAGCAGGAAGCCTGAACAAGACAGGAGGCTGGGAATGAGATGCTGTGTTGTAAAACATGGCACCATGGACCTGAGTCACGACCCCCAGAGCCTCAGCTTACCCTACTGGCCTGAAACCATCTCCTCAGACCAGGAGGTCCCCCGGCCCGCTGCATGCAAGAAGTACACCGTCCCCCTGCAGAAGGAGGATCCCACTAAGTCCTCCAAAGTGGCCCAGGCCCTAAGCCGCTCCAACAGCATGTCTGCCCCACGGCCCACAAGAGCTTCAATGCTTCGCCGGGCTCGCCTGGGCGAGGCATCCGACAACGAggttacagagacagacagaatctCCCAGAACTCCCAGGAAGTTAGTGGGACCTCCAAGGCCTCCCAGGACAGTAAGAAGCAGCTCTCCAGGCTGGACATGCTGGCTCTGCCCCGGAAGAGGACTAGCTCCTTCACCACTCCCAGTGATACAGAGTCCTCAGCACCCAGGACAGGCTTCTCCAACCGCAGCACAGAGTCCAACAGCGGCTCTGGCCTTAAGGCCTCCGTGGCCGGGCCCAGCGCTAAGCCTGCGCTAGGCAGGGCCTCTGGAGCTCCAGGCAAGCTCATCACCCGCGTCCGCTCCAGCAGTGCCAAATACACCAGCAGCACAGCCA GCTCTAGACGACGACAGAAAGGCTCTGACTACACCTCCACCTCCGAGGAGGAAtttgactctaaccagagcaccCTTAAACACAAACGCTCACACACCCCCTCAGCTTCCCGCTCCCAGCCTCTCATCCCCCCACGCCCCAAACCCCGCTCACAAGACTCGGACCAGGAGAGTCACGAGGGAGACGCCTACCAGAACTGGTCCTCTCACAGTGCTGAGATAGCAAG ACTGAGTCAGGACCTGGCTAAAGATCTATCCGTCCTGGCCAGGGAGATCCATGGTGTGACTGGTGATGCTGATCCTCAGAGCTCTTCTGCAGTGGAGGCCAATACACCTGTCTCTACCATCACCGCCAGGGAGGTG TTGGTCCATCCCATCCCAGAGGCTGGTGTGAACTACCTTAGAGTTCCTCCTGGATCCGCTGCAGCCAGGGACCCCGACCAAACCATTATGaatgaccaggaatacaactcTAAGCACAGAGGATGCTACCAGGAAGTG GTTGTTGTGGATGATCTGATGTTGAATCCAGTTTCCCAGATCTCTCTGGCTATTCGAGAAAACACAGAGCAGCTAGCTGAGAAAATAAA GGTACTATTCCACAACAAAACTGACGTTTGGGGGGAGATTGAATCAAAGCTGAATACTGAAAATGACTTCCCTGTCCTGAAAGGCTCAAACAAG GAAATCACAGCTATTCTGAAAGAGCTCAGAAGAGTTCAGAGACAACTTGAAG TCATCAACACTATCATTGAGCCCTGTGGAAATCTTGAGCCAGCCAAAGCCTCCACTCCTAGTGCCGCCTCCACTCCTAGTGCCCCCTCCTCAGCCGGGTTGAAGCCATCCAGGGCCCCTTCGAGATACTGGAGAACCTCGGGTTCCCAGCGGGGTGTGGTTCCTTCTTCCAGCTCCAGGCCCAGTGAGAGTGTCAGGAGATCAGTTGTGGCCTCTGAGGCAGAGAGCTACGTGGTCTGA